A window of Apium graveolens cultivar Ventura chromosome 8, ASM990537v1, whole genome shotgun sequence contains these coding sequences:
- the LOC141676556 gene encoding putative oxidoreductase At4g09670: protein MAEPSILPINLGILGCAGIGKKLCRAINLIPDHATLAAIASRSPDKAAHFAAANNFPLTAKVFNSYDAVLNHPDIDAVYIPLPTSLHLKYAVLAAHNKKHLLLEKPVAMNVGELDTIIEACEDNGLQFMDGTMWMHHPRTTVMREFLSDSQHFGDLKSITSCFTFAANPNFLENDIRTKPDLDGLGALGDVGWYCIRSILWATNFELPKFVIALPGPVLNKAGVILTCSASLHWEDGKVATIHCSFLENLTMDVTVIGTKGTLHMNDFVVPYDENKASFCTATGSVLNGLETGWKTEPKNHTVVTDLPQECLLVREFSRLVSNIKNNGAQPEKKWPAISRKTQLTLDAVKESLHNGFKKVEIVN, encoded by the exons ATGGCCGAACCATCTATACTCCCCATCAACTTGGGAATCTTAGGCTGCGCAGGGATTGGCAAGAAGCTTTGTCGGGCTATCAACCTCATACCTGATCACGCCACTCTCGCTGCTATTGCCAGCCGCTCTCCTGACAAAGCGGCTCATTTTGCTGCAGCCAACAACTTTCCTCTTACAGCCAAGGTGTTTAACAGCTACGACGCTGTTTTAAACCATCCTGATATCGACGCTGTGTACATTCCTTTGCCAACTAGTCTTCATCTTAAATACGCTGTTTTGGCTGCACACAACAAGAAGCATCTGCTGTTGGAGAAGCCTGTTGCGATGAATGTAGGTGAGCTTGATACGATTATCGAGGCGTGTGAGGATAATGGATTGCAGTTCATGGATGGGACTATGTGGATGCATCATCCTAGAACGACTGTTATGCGAGAGTTCTTGTCCGATTCCCAACATTTCGGTGACCTCAAATCG ATAACTAGCTGCTTCACTTTTGCTGCTAATCCTAATTTTCTCGAGAATGATATTCGAACAAAACCAGATCTTGATGGTCTAGGTGCTCTTGGTGATGTGGGGTGGTACTGCATCAGGTCGATCCTGTGGGCGACTAATTTTGAACTGCCTAAATTTGTAATTGCTTTGCCTGGACCTGTCCTGAACAAAGCAGGTGTAATTTTAACATGCAGTGCTTCCTTACATTGGGAAGATGGAAAAGTAGCAACCATCCATTGCTCTTTCCTGGAAAACTTGACCATGGACGTGACTGTTATTGGGACAAAGGGGACATTGCATATGAACGATTTTGTTGTCCCGTATGACGAAAACAAAGCATCATTTTGTACTGCTACAGGGTCAGTATTGAACGGCCTGGAGACTGGTTGGAAGACCGAACCTAAAAACCACACAGTAGTCACAGATCTTCCTCAGGAATGTCTCCTGGTCAGAGAGTTTTCGCGGTTAGTGTCCAATATTAAGAACAATGGTGCGCAACCTGAAAAGAAATGGCCAGCCATTAGTAGGAAGACACAACTGACCCTGGATGCAGTCAAAGAATCTCTCCACAATGGTTTTAAGAAAGTGGAGATTGTCAATTGA
- the LOC141680478 gene encoding uncharacterized protein LOC141680478, which yields MKLADDLSLIKNYIRTQSGGIEVPSESPLSVKIKNAKINRDLKVPPIESFDGSTDPSDFINLFDGRMDFFGHSEVDRCRFFSICLKGTALYWFNNLQPRSNDSWSILKSKFRTHFSSNKREGKITTSFISVYQRSNETLRAYLTRFRAHIAEITDHADSLAVNYLIADIDMTRYSQLLEEIFEKEPKMLQSRDRDFVYDASRYKDNKTWTSKPKDAHEPTKLNTDKATILEVLKTEPSYRPPRPMNPNRPPNNKYCEYHEGTGHETDRCFTNLIEEKICDGHLAHYVDNLRDHRSHHRDSDRVIDVISGGYSAGRFSNNSKKQYARDLCKVEIKRPRRNPTPVISFSDSDYTDDIIKDHCNI from the exons ATGAAACTGGCAGATGACTTATCCCTCATCAAGAACTATATCCGAACGCAAAGTGGAGGAATCGAAGTTCCATCTGAAAGCCCTCTCTCAGTTAAAATTAAAAACGCAAAAATTAACAGAGATTTAAAAGTGCCTCCTATTGAGTCTTTTGACGGATCTACAGACCCGTCAGATTTCATCAACTTATTTGATGGCAGGATGGACTTTTTTGGCCATTCGGAAGTGGATCGTTGCCGATTCTTCTCCATATGTCTGAAGGGTACAGCTCTATATTGGTTCAACAACCTTCAACCTCGATCAAATGACTCCTGGTCCATTTTGAAAAGTAAATTCAGAACTCACTTCTCTAGTAACAAACGAGAGGGCAAAATAACAACATCGTTTATCTCAGTTTATCAGCGCTCCAATGAAACTCTAAGAGCATACCTGACTCGCTTTAGAGCACACATCGCTGAGATCACAGACCACGCGGACTCTTTAGCTGTTAATTACCTCATTGCAGACATCGACATGACTCGATATAGTCAGCTACTTGAGGAGATTTTTGAGAAAGAACCTAAGATGCTGCAATCG CGTGATAGGGACTTCGTGTATGACGCATCCCGGTATAAAGATAACAAGACATGGACTTCCAAGCCCAAGGATGCTCATGAGCCCACCAAGCTGAATACAGACAAAGCTACAATTTTAGAAGTCCTTAAAACCGAACCTTCTTACAGGCCTCCAAGGCCAATGAACCCTAACAGACCTCCTAACAACAAATATTGTGAATATCATGAAGGCACGGGCCATGAGACAGATCGTTGTTTTACAAATCTTATCGAAGAGAAAATTTGTGATGGACATTTGGCCCATTATGTGGACAACCTGCGTGATCATAGGTCCCACCATCGAGATTCAGACAGAGTTATCGATGTTATCTCAGGAGGCTACTCAGCTGGAAGATTCTCAAACAATTCGAAAAAACAGTATGCTCGAGACCTCTGTAAGGTCGAGATAAAAAGACCAAGGCGAAATCCGACCCCAGTTATCTCATTCTCTGATAGTGACTATACAGATGACATCATCAAGGACcattgtaatatataa
- the LOC141676828 gene encoding uncharacterized protein LOC141676828, with translation MGRKAGGLYINPKKFGSLAKPCMKETMAFLNCVALNNDSDEKCVRQKELLMGCMDAQAGKNKKPFGSINYHLQRLNRGKK, from the exons ATGGGTCGCAAAGCTGGTGGTTTGTACATTAACCCAAAGAAGTTTGGCAGTCTTGCAAAACCTTGCATGAAGGAAACTATGGCATTTCTCAATTGCGTGGCACTAAATAATGACAGCGATGAGAAGTGCGTAAGACAAAAGGAACTTTTGATGGGCTGCATGGATGCTCAG GCTGGCAAAAATAAAAAACCATTTGGTAGCATCAATTACCACCTTCAGAGGCTTAACCGGGGAAAAAAGTAA
- the LOC141678773 gene encoding putative oxidoreductase At4g09670, translating to MADLSVLPVKIGILGCAEIARKLSRAIHLVPEDVSISAIGSRSASKATQFAAANGFPATAKVYGSYDAVLEDPDVDVIYMPLPTSLHLKWAVLAAQKQKHLLVEKPVALHVNELDAILEACEDNGVQYMDGTMLQHHPRSAKMREYLDDKEQFGELRSIISCFTFAASPDYLANNIRTKPDLDGLGALGDIGWHCIRSILWAADFELPKFAVALPGPVLNKAGVIISCGASLHWEDGKTATLHCSFLENLTMDVTLVGTKGTLHMHDFNIPFEETRATYSTGTKLGFNDLSTGWSLKPSEHAVTADLPQECLMLKEFSRLVANIKSTGAKPEKKWATYSRKTQLTMDAIKESVYNGFQKVDIVG from the exons ATGGCCGACCTCTCTGTACTCCCTGTCAAAATCGGAATTCTGGGTTGTGCAGAGATTGCCCGAAAGCTGTCCCGTGCTATACACCTGGTTCCTGAAGATGTTTCTATCTCTGCCATTGGCAGCCGTTCAGCCAGCAAGGCCACTCAGTTTGCTGCTGCCAATGGCTTCCCTGCGACTGCTAAAGTGTATGGTAGCTACGACGCTGTCTTGGAGGATCCTGATGTTGACGTGATCTACATGCCTCTCCCGACCAGTCTTCATCTCAAGTGGGCAGTTTTGGCTGCTCAGAAGCAGAAGCATTTGCTGGTGGAGAAGCCTGTGGCACTACATGTTAATGAGCTTGATGCTATTCTCGAGGCTTGTGAGGATAATGGAGTGCAGTACATGGATGGCACCATGTTGCAGCATCATCCCAGGTCAGCCAAGATGAGGGAATATCTGGATGATAAAGAGCAGTTTGGTGAACTCAGATCG ATAATTAGCTGCTTCACTTTTGCTGCTAGTCCTGATTATCTTGCAAACAACATTCGAACAAAACCAGATCTTGATGGTCTCGGTGCTCTTGGCGATATTGGGTGGCACTGCATCAGATCGATCTTGTGGGCAGCTGATTTTGAGCTGCCTAAATTTGCAGTTGCCTTGCCAGGGCCTGTTCTCAACAAAGCAGGGGTGATTATATCCTGCGGTGCTTCTTTACACTGGGAAGATGGAAAAACAGCAACACTACACTGCTCTTTCTTGGAAAACTTGACCATGGATGTTACCCTTGTTGGAACCAAGGGGACATTGCATATGCATGATTTCAATATTCCTTTTGAGGAGACCAGAGCAACATATTCTACAGGTACCAAGTTGGGGTTTAATGATCTGTCAACAGGATGGTCGCTGAAGCCAAGTGAGCATGCTGTCACAGCAGATCTTCCTCAGGAATGTCTCATGTTGAAGGAGTTTTCGAGATTAGTGGCTAATATCAAAAGCACCGGTGCAAAACCAGAGAAGAAGTGGGCAACCTATAGCAGGAAGACACAACTGACAATGGATGCAATCAAAGAATCTGTCTACAATGGTTTCCAGAAAGTTGATATTGTGGGTTGA